The Halofilum ochraceum genome window below encodes:
- a CDS encoding PIN domain-containing protein, with amino-acid sequence MTFERSYIFLDTSVYVQESYRFSGTSLGKLAGMSSDDELRLIVPEIIQKEVTYKLRETAEEHAAKIQTALDSNIIGLIGEKDKKMAGLDFQIDQEMLVARIVETWERFCTRCNAEAIPLASVNLQGVVASYFDAKPPFGKGRKRNEFPDAFAVASMVSFAENNPRRPIYVVSRDNGMLEAFRNDSRFRCHKELSEVLDEYNRHTEALSPAAHALMEKNVDWITEVIGDELHANPSLYASEYRDGRVSVQDISVDVYEMNLVEIGLDRAVFDVGLDYRVYAEVIDMVRVGYDDYDWDVIPRNFDGRMTVYVEVRANSDFSELNEIASIEF; translated from the coding sequence ATGACGTTTGAACGCAGTTATATCTTTCTAGACACAAGTGTTTACGTCCAAGAATCATATCGCTTCAGCGGCACATCGCTAGGGAAGTTGGCCGGCATGAGCAGTGACGACGAGTTAAGGCTAATAGTTCCCGAAATAATCCAGAAGGAAGTCACATATAAGCTTCGAGAGACTGCGGAAGAGCACGCTGCAAAGATTCAGACTGCACTAGACAGCAACATCATAGGCTTGATTGGCGAAAAAGATAAGAAGATGGCTGGGCTCGACTTTCAAATAGACCAAGAAATGCTGGTTGCAAGGATTGTGGAGACGTGGGAGAGATTTTGCACGCGATGCAATGCCGAAGCGATCCCTCTCGCCAGCGTAAACCTCCAGGGCGTGGTGGCATCATACTTCGATGCTAAACCGCCTTTTGGGAAAGGGCGAAAGAGAAATGAATTCCCCGATGCATTTGCTGTCGCGTCTATGGTCAGTTTTGCGGAGAACAATCCCCGCCGCCCGATTTACGTGGTTTCCAGAGACAACGGGATGTTGGAAGCATTTCGCAACGACTCTCGATTCAGGTGCCATAAGGAACTGTCTGAAGTACTTGATGAATACAATCGACACACTGAAGCACTCTCTCCCGCTGCGCACGCCCTTATGGAGAAAAATGTTGACTGGATAACCGAGGTGATCGGCGATGAACTTCATGCGAACCCGAGCTTGTATGCATCAGAGTACAGGGATGGCCGAGTAAGTGTTCAAGACATATCTGTAGATGTGTATGAGATGAATTTAGTGGAAATTGGGCTCGACCGGGCAGTCTTTGATGTTGGGCTGGATTATCGCGTATATGCGGAAGTCATAGATATGGTGCGTGTTGGATACGATGATTACGATTGGGACGTAATTCCCCGTAATTTTGACGGAAGAATGACTGTGTATGTGGAAGTCCGAGCGAACAGTGATTTTAGTGAGTTGAATGAGATCGCTAGTATTGAGTTCTAG
- a CDS encoding SIR2 family NAD-dependent protein deacylase, which produces MWPPEAEALADELVTLNDPLTVAQMIIARVAESNRQYLVRKALYGSASDHRPSALMAGLADLTAHQRVMAVLCYNYDDLLERALQSRSVQVAPIWETSMVAASESVPIFYPHGYLKEAGGPLVPIVLTEEDYNAYATDGYGWRNLVQLRQFSTSSCLFVGCSLTDPQVRRLLWVAKRGGADDHYAFLPSYASESENQSMIEKLIDSQLHELGVRVIRYPVGPKTADPHGRLVSLVTELIASSADFDHVWR; this is translated from the coding sequence ATGTGGCCACCCGAAGCGGAGGCGCTAGCCGACGAGCTTGTTACGCTTAACGATCCACTGACAGTTGCCCAGATGATCATCGCTCGCGTCGCGGAGAGCAATCGCCAGTACTTGGTCCGCAAAGCGCTCTACGGCAGCGCATCCGATCACCGACCATCTGCATTGATGGCTGGTCTAGCCGACCTGACCGCACATCAGAGGGTGATGGCGGTCCTTTGCTACAACTACGACGACTTACTTGAGCGAGCTCTGCAGAGTCGCTCGGTACAGGTTGCCCCGATCTGGGAGACGTCGATGGTGGCAGCGAGCGAGTCCGTTCCGATCTTCTATCCACACGGATACCTAAAGGAAGCCGGGGGACCACTGGTACCCATTGTCCTTACTGAAGAGGATTACAATGCATACGCAACAGACGGTTATGGCTGGCGGAACCTTGTTCAGCTTCGGCAGTTCTCGACTTCGAGCTGCCTTTTTGTTGGATGCTCACTTACCGATCCGCAGGTGAGACGACTCCTATGGGTGGCAAAGAGGGGCGGAGCCGATGACCACTACGCCTTCCTTCCTAGCTACGCATCGGAGTCTGAGAACCAGTCGATGATCGAAAAGCTTATTGACTCGCAGCTACATGAACTGGGTGTCCGGGTGATTCGCTATCCTGTGGGGCCAAAGACGGCCGACCCCCACGGTCGCCTCGTCAGTCTGGTGACGGAACTCATCGCATCGTCGGCCGACTTTGATCATGTGTGGAGATAG
- the pepN gene encoding aminopeptidase N — protein sequence MKNDQATPKPIRLADYTPPAYRIETVDLRFDLDPATTRVTNTMRVRRNAAEPGDPLILNGEHLDLISVTLDGHELGAGAYRTDDGKLTVPEVPETFELTVVTETHPKDNTALEGLYQSSGNFCTQCEAEGFRRITYFLDRPDVMATYSTTIVADKTDYPVLLSNGNPVDAGELDDGRHWARWEDPFPKPCYLFALVAGDLACHQDAFTTQSGREVTLRIYTEPHNVGRTDHAMASLKKAMRWDEETFGLEYDLDLFQIVSVDDFNMGAMENKGLNVFNSKLVLANPDTATDADFQAIEAVIAHEYFHNWTGNRITCRDWFQLSLKEGLTVFRDQQFSADMGSAPVKRIADARLLRTQQFPEDNGPMAHPVRPDSYIKIDNFYTLTVYEKGAEVIRMMHTLLGADGFRKGMDLYFQRHDGQAVTCDDFAACMADANGRDLTQFKRWYSQAGTPHLKVEEAYDDEANEFYLTVRQHTPATQDQEHKEPVVIPLRMGLIGRDGEPVRVNLSHRETSEHDCVLEITEEEQTVVFEGVPERPVASLLRGFSAPVILERDLDDDTLRFQMKHDTDAFNRWDAGQTLFRRRVIAAMADLDNGLDPKLPEKDAEAYREVLNSETLDDALKAEALTLPSAEAIGEDLETIDPDQLVQARDALVKQLAEALEPDLKRAYGLRANDTEYTLDAAAIGRRRLKNLCLAYLGWLERNEYIQLAIDQINVERNMTDVIAGLRVLSHLDIPERDQELNDFYEKWKNDPLVTDKWLALQATAKRENVIEDVKALMEHPAFNRRNPNRIRSLIGAFAMGNFEGFQRADGEGYRLLADFVIELDPVNPQIASSLVRALIRWRRFDDARQDILKQELQRVMSTASCSENTYEVVSRALG from the coding sequence ATGAAGAACGACCAGGCGACGCCGAAGCCCATCCGGCTGGCTGATTACACGCCGCCGGCGTACCGCATCGAGACCGTCGATCTGCGCTTCGACCTGGATCCGGCCACCACCCGCGTCACCAACACCATGCGCGTCCGCCGCAACGCCGCGGAACCGGGCGATCCGCTGATCCTCAACGGCGAACACCTCGACCTGATCTCGGTCACCCTCGACGGCCACGAACTCGGCGCGGGCGCGTACCGCACGGACGACGGCAAGCTCACCGTCCCGGAAGTCCCCGAGACGTTCGAACTCACCGTCGTCACCGAGACCCATCCGAAGGACAACACCGCCCTCGAAGGCCTCTACCAGTCCAGCGGCAACTTCTGCACCCAGTGCGAAGCCGAGGGTTTCCGGCGGATCACCTACTTCCTCGACCGCCCCGACGTCATGGCGACCTACAGCACCACCATCGTCGCCGACAAAACCGACTACCCGGTCCTGCTCTCCAACGGCAACCCGGTCGACGCCGGCGAGCTCGACGACGGCCGCCACTGGGCCCGCTGGGAAGACCCGTTCCCGAAACCGTGCTACCTGTTCGCCCTCGTCGCCGGCGACCTCGCCTGCCATCAGGACGCGTTCACCACCCAGAGCGGCCGCGAGGTCACGCTGCGCATCTACACCGAGCCGCACAACGTCGGCCGGACCGACCACGCCATGGCGTCGCTCAAGAAAGCGATGCGCTGGGACGAAGAGACCTTCGGCCTCGAATACGACCTCGACCTGTTTCAGATCGTCTCCGTCGACGACTTCAACATGGGCGCGATGGAGAACAAGGGCCTCAACGTCTTCAACTCCAAGCTCGTGCTGGCCAACCCGGACACCGCCACCGACGCCGACTTCCAGGCGATCGAGGCCGTCATCGCCCACGAGTACTTCCACAACTGGACCGGCAACCGCATCACCTGCCGCGACTGGTTCCAGCTGAGCCTCAAGGAAGGCCTCACCGTCTTCCGCGACCAGCAGTTCTCCGCGGACATGGGCTCCGCCCCGGTCAAGCGCATCGCGGACGCGCGCCTGCTGCGCACCCAGCAGTTCCCCGAGGACAACGGCCCCATGGCCCATCCGGTACGCCCGGACTCCTACATCAAGATCGACAACTTCTACACGCTGACGGTCTACGAGAAGGGCGCCGAGGTCATCCGCATGATGCACACGCTGCTCGGCGCGGACGGCTTCCGCAAAGGCATGGACCTCTACTTCCAGCGCCACGACGGCCAGGCCGTCACCTGCGACGACTTCGCCGCCTGCATGGCCGACGCCAACGGCCGCGACCTCACGCAGTTCAAGCGCTGGTACAGCCAGGCCGGCACGCCGCACCTGAAAGTCGAAGAGGCCTACGACGACGAGGCCAACGAGTTCTACCTCACCGTGCGCCAGCACACCCCGGCGACGCAGGATCAGGAACACAAGGAGCCGGTGGTCATCCCGCTGCGCATGGGCCTCATCGGCCGCGACGGCGAGCCCGTGCGCGTGAACCTCTCGCACCGCGAGACCAGCGAGCACGACTGCGTGCTGGAGATCACCGAGGAAGAACAGACCGTCGTCTTCGAGGGCGTCCCCGAACGCCCGGTCGCCTCACTTCTCCGCGGCTTCTCCGCCCCCGTCATCCTCGAACGCGACCTCGACGACGACACGCTGCGCTTCCAGATGAAGCACGACACGGATGCCTTCAACCGCTGGGACGCCGGCCAGACCCTGTTCCGCCGCCGCGTCATCGCGGCCATGGCCGACCTCGACAACGGTCTCGACCCGAAACTCCCGGAGAAGGACGCCGAGGCCTACCGCGAAGTCCTCAACAGCGAGACCCTCGACGACGCCCTCAAGGCCGAGGCCCTCACGCTCCCGAGCGCTGAGGCCATCGGCGAGGACCTGGAGACCATCGATCCCGACCAATTGGTCCAGGCCCGCGACGCTCTCGTAAAGCAGCTCGCCGAGGCCCTCGAACCGGATCTCAAGCGCGCCTACGGCCTGCGCGCCAACGACACCGAATACACGCTCGACGCCGCGGCCATCGGCCGCCGCCGCCTCAAGAACCTGTGCCTCGCCTACCTCGGCTGGCTCGAGCGCAACGAATACATCCAGCTCGCCATCGACCAGATCAACGTCGAGCGCAACATGACCGACGTCATCGCCGGCCTGCGCGTTCTGAGCCACCTCGATATCCCCGAGCGCGACCAGGAACTCAACGACTTCTATGAGAAGTGGAAGAACGACCCGCTGGTCACGGACAAGTGGCTCGCCCTGCAGGCCACGGCCAAACGCGAGAACGTCATCGAGGACGTGAAGGCGCTAATGGAGCATCCCGCGTTCAACCGCAGGAACCCCAACCGCATCCGCTCACTGATCGGGGCGTTCGCGATGGGGAATTTCGAGGGGTTCCAACGCGCGGACGGTGAGGGCTACAGGTTGCTGGCGGATTTCGTGATCGAACTGGACCCCGTCAATCCGCAGATTGCGAGTAGTCTGGTGCGGGCGTTGATTCGGTGGCGGCGGTTTGATGATGCCAGGCAGGACATTCTCAAGCAGGAATTGCAGCGTGTAATGTCAACGGCGTCCTGTTCCGAGAATACATATGAAGTGGTGTCGCGCGCGCTCGGTTGA